TGATCTTCGCTGGCGCTTTTTCTAAAATACGCATAGCTTTCACCTACTTCTCCATCTAAACATAAGTATGAACATTGTATCACATTTGAAGTGCAGGATGAACATATCCATATTGCAGCCCATTACGTATTTATGTCCAAAATAAAAACCGGGGAACAGCACGTCCCCCGGGTCACATCCTTATCGGTTATTCTGATTCTGAGCCATTTGCTGTTCAGCGATTTCAATGGCGCGCTTTACCATGTTACCGGCATCGCGGGCGCGAATTTCGCCCCAGCCGCCATTTTTCACTGTGTCATAAAAACCAAGGTCTTTAGCCAGCTCATATTTAAACTCATCTGACATAACTCCACGACGTCTGCCCAAACGAAAC
The Bacillus vallismortis genome window above contains:
- a CDS encoding small, acid-soluble spore protein, alpha/beta type, coding for MGRRRGVMSDEFKYELAKDLGFYDTVKNGGWGEIRARDAGNMVKRAIEIAEQQMAQNQNNR